In Phycisphaerae bacterium, a genomic segment contains:
- a CDS encoding site-specific DNA-methyltransferase: MATMREPPEPAAPGAFHPRGKNPGDFWRIAAETRSLGAIMGERGAVKVPGGAGWVGHPPGGEARIIREQDPRWLSPGGRNPGDCWEISTRPCPGAHFAVFPEHLVETPIKAGCPLEVCIRCGMAKEKVHRLPENPGAFNIRVRDVQAGRLKAADRRASETELRDYDEHTYRSRARGLVISPGCGCRAGFRRAIVLDPFMGSGTTAVVARKLGRDFIGFELNPRYVRMARNRLAVLGAASHHTSAA, translated from the coding sequence ATGGCCACCATGCGCGAGCCGCCGGAGCCCGCGGCGCCTGGTGCGTTTCATCCGCGCGGCAAGAATCCGGGCGACTTCTGGAGAATCGCAGCCGAGACCCGCTCACTCGGCGCAATCATGGGCGAGCGCGGTGCTGTCAAGGTCCCCGGCGGAGCCGGCTGGGTCGGGCACCCGCCGGGCGGGGAGGCGCGAATCATCCGCGAGCAGGATCCGCGCTGGTTGTCTCCCGGCGGCAGGAACCCGGGCGACTGCTGGGAGATTTCGACACGCCCGTGTCCCGGCGCGCATTTCGCGGTCTTTCCGGAACATCTGGTTGAGACACCCATCAAGGCGGGTTGCCCGCTGGAGGTGTGCATTCGCTGTGGCATGGCGAAGGAGAAGGTGCACCGGCTCCCCGAGAATCCCGGCGCGTTCAACATTCGCGTCCGGGATGTCCAAGCGGGCCGGCTGAAAGCCGCGGACAGAAGGGCATCCGAAACCGAGCTTCGGGACTACGACGAACACACGTATCGGTCGCGAGCACGCGGGCTTGTGATTTCTCCCGGCTGCGGGTGCCGCGCTGGCTTTCGCAGGGCGATTGTTCTCGATCCGTTCATGGGCTCCGGCACGACGGCGGTCGTCGCCAGAAAACTGGGGCGGGATTTCATCGGATTCGAGCTGAACCCGCGCTACGTGCGCATGGCCCGAAACCGGTTGGCGGTTCTGGGCGCCGCCTCACACCACACGAGCGCCGCGTAG
- a CDS encoding Rrf2 family transcriptional regulator codes for MTISHTAEYALRAIVWLARDPDITLGTPRIARATHVPAGYLARVLQALARAGLVESNPGRSGGFRLRRAPREISVLDVINAVDPVQRIERCPLGLKSHRGRLCPLHRRLDEAAALVQRAYAQTSIAEIVAEATPLAALCESV; via the coding sequence ATGACGATTTCACACACCGCCGAATATGCCTTGCGGGCCATCGTCTGGCTGGCCCGCGACCCCGACATCACGCTGGGCACGCCGCGGATCGCACGGGCCACGCACGTTCCGGCGGGCTACCTGGCGCGCGTCCTGCAGGCACTGGCACGGGCCGGCCTGGTGGAGTCGAACCCCGGCCGGTCGGGCGGCTTCCGGTTGCGGCGCGCACCACGGGAAATCTCAGTCCTCGACGTGATCAACGCGGTGGACCCGGTGCAGCGTATCGAGCGCTGCCCGCTGGGGCTGAAGTCGCATCGCGGGCGTTTGTGCCCGCTGCATCGCCGACTGGACGAGGCCGCCGCGCTGGTGCAGCGCGCGTACGCGCAGACGAGCATCGCGGAAATCGTTGCCGAGGCAACGCCCCTCGCGGCACTGTGCGAGTCAGTATGA
- the ric gene encoding iron-sulfur cluster repair di-iron protein, translated as MSPIELATPVGQLVAERPARARVFERFGVDYCCGGQTPLRDACAAGGIDPRAVAAALGAADADATATNDADWTTAPLADLIANIVDTHHAYLRRELPRLTQLVAKVYQVHGTRHTELTDVQEVFGDLQAELEAHMMKEERILFPMIASMESTSACTAAHCGSVQNPIRVMEHEHDSAGAALARLRELTAGYAPPVDACNTYRALLSGLAEFEADLHTHIHKENNILFPRAVELEATRCGSATTARPVYE; from the coding sequence ATGAGCCCCATCGAACTCGCGACCCCCGTCGGCCAACTCGTCGCCGAACGTCCGGCCCGTGCCCGCGTCTTCGAGCGCTTCGGCGTCGATTATTGCTGTGGCGGCCAGACTCCGCTGCGCGACGCCTGCGCTGCGGGCGGAATTGACCCGCGGGCTGTCGCCGCCGCGCTCGGCGCGGCGGACGCCGACGCCACCGCGACCAACGACGCGGATTGGACGACCGCCCCACTCGCCGATCTGATCGCGAATATCGTCGACACGCATCATGCGTATCTGCGCCGCGAGTTGCCGCGTCTGACCCAGCTCGTCGCCAAGGTCTACCAGGTGCACGGAACGCGCCATACCGAGCTGACCGACGTGCAGGAGGTCTTCGGCGATCTGCAGGCGGAACTCGAAGCGCACATGATGAAAGAAGAGCGCATCCTCTTCCCCATGATCGCGAGCATGGAATCCACCAGTGCATGCACCGCCGCCCACTGTGGATCCGTGCAAAACCCCATTCGCGTCATGGAGCATGAGCACGATTCGGCCGGCGCCGCCCTGGCGCGCCTCCGCGAGTTGACGGCCGGCTACGCGCCGCCGGTCGATGCCTGCAACACGTACCGCGCCCTGCTGAGCGGTCTGGCCGAGTTCGAGGCCGACCTGCACACGCATATCCACAAGGAGAACAACATCCTGTTCCCGCGCGCGGTGGAGCTGGAAGCCACACGGTGCGGCAGCGCCACCACCGCCAGACCTGTGTATGAGTAG
- a CDS encoding AraC family transcriptional regulator has protein sequence MKLQTEQTYKERMLRVLVHIQQHLDDALELNDLAGLAHFSPYHFHRVFQGMVGETLMAHVRRLRLERAALRLKHTDQPVTRIAFEAGYETHEAFTRAFRAMFAESPSQFRELHQVLPLPDVPSGVHYQPAGGLDDFTLHYTGGPAMEASIKKLEALRVAFVRHVGPYHEVGATWGQLCGWAGPRRLLGRDTVFLGLCHDDPQVTPPDKIRYDACMVVGEKVQAEGAVGIQTIPGGDYAVTVHRGPYERLHETYARLCGEWLPKQGREMRGAPSLEFYKNDPNRTPPEELITEVCVPLE, from the coding sequence ATGAAGCTGCAGACGGAGCAAACGTACAAGGAACGCATGCTGCGAGTGTTGGTGCACATTCAGCAGCATCTCGATGACGCGCTGGAGCTTAACGACCTCGCCGGTCTGGCGCATTTCTCGCCGTACCATTTTCACCGCGTCTTCCAGGGCATGGTTGGCGAGACGCTCATGGCGCACGTGCGGCGGCTGCGCCTCGAGCGGGCGGCGCTGCGGCTGAAGCACACGGACCAGCCGGTCACGCGGATCGCGTTCGAGGCCGGGTACGAGACGCACGAGGCGTTCACACGGGCGTTCCGCGCGATGTTCGCCGAGTCGCCGTCGCAGTTCCGCGAGCTGCACCAGGTGCTCCCGCTGCCGGACGTGCCGTCCGGCGTGCACTACCAGCCCGCCGGGGGCCTGGACGATTTCACACTCCATTACACGGGAGGACCAGCGATGGAAGCCAGCATCAAGAAGTTGGAAGCGCTGCGGGTGGCGTTTGTGCGGCACGTGGGGCCGTATCACGAGGTGGGCGCGACATGGGGACAGTTGTGTGGCTGGGCCGGGCCGCGCCGGCTCTTGGGGCGTGACACGGTGTTCCTTGGGCTGTGTCACGATGATCCGCAGGTGACGCCGCCGGACAAGATCCGGTACGACGCGTGCATGGTAGTGGGGGAAAAAGTACAAGCGGAAGGAGCGGTGGGAATCCAGACGATCCCGGGCGGCGACTACGCGGTGACGGTGCACCGCGGGCCGTACGAGCGGCTGCACGAGACGTACGCGCGGCTGTGTGGCGAATGGCTGCCGAAGCAGGGTCGGGAGATGCGTGGCGCGCCGTCGCTGGAGTTCTACAAGAACGACCCGAACCGGACGCCGCCGGAGGAACTGATCACGGAGGTATGCGTCCCGCTGGAGTAG
- a CDS encoding HAMP domain-containing histidine kinase: MRGAAQRSLVLLLVVVSLLLTGLTLWAVSAQGRALQARDWADLRNSAAAAAAERHSAWRADAERALVHAGRALEAGGADEFDAWISGRADWLLACSSTCGEAWVVHPRTPLEEPLPEVAAAPAPDSAPTSPELEAGGRDLLSTLRDLQYQALSPDPLTRSGALLAMAACEQQLGHPLAAARIFADAAQLLRSTPRLARFAFRAELARIDSLWAAGDRERARATAAAFLGGLLADHPARLGPAEAERLQAQTELLALPVEDPVSVALAEVCNRAARRAAVVEVVLDVLGARAGAEEAEPRRGEFLYAVTAAGEPLVLTVGAVSRDFEIALVAPAADVLARYWRAGDGERSWRVRLPQMPAEPGVMPLLDLGPEFGCALIEPTAAKTAALRATARRRMGFVLATGTGMAAAWALVIWVMLRVVARQRELARLQGRFVADVSHELKTPLALIRLLSETLASRRVRDPERIHAYHETITREAERLSVLLDNILDLGRIESGRKQYEFRACDIAAVARQAWTLFEPQFQSEGFEARLELAPGLPVVRADAQALQQVLVNLLQNAYRYAGERKFVRLAVSREGYVIVMVVEDHGIGMSRNQLDRLGESFFRADDTRVRQTRGVGLGLAIVNHIVTAHRGKIEVQSRPGQGSTFTVWIPFEPAEERPQ; encoded by the coding sequence GTGCGTGGTGCCGCGCAGCGTTCCCTGGTCCTGCTGCTGGTAGTGGTCAGCCTGCTGCTGACGGGGCTCACGCTGTGGGCGGTCAGCGCGCAGGGGCGGGCCCTGCAGGCACGCGACTGGGCCGACCTGCGGAACTCGGCGGCGGCGGCGGCGGCGGAGCGACACTCCGCGTGGCGCGCGGACGCCGAACGGGCGCTGGTGCACGCGGGGCGGGCGTTGGAGGCGGGGGGCGCGGACGAATTCGACGCGTGGATCAGCGGGCGCGCGGACTGGCTGCTGGCGTGCTCGTCGACGTGCGGGGAGGCGTGGGTCGTGCATCCACGTACGCCGTTGGAAGAGCCCCTTCCGGAGGTGGCTGCGGCGCCAGCACCGGACAGCGCGCCGACGAGCCCGGAGCTGGAGGCGGGCGGGCGCGATCTGCTGTCCACGCTGCGGGATCTGCAGTACCAGGCGCTCAGCCCGGACCCGCTGACCCGCAGCGGGGCGCTGCTGGCGATGGCGGCGTGCGAGCAGCAGCTTGGGCACCCGCTGGCGGCGGCCCGGATTTTCGCCGATGCCGCGCAACTGTTGCGCTCCACACCGCGGCTGGCGCGGTTCGCGTTTCGCGCGGAGCTGGCGCGCATCGATTCGCTGTGGGCGGCGGGGGACCGCGAGCGGGCGCGGGCAACGGCGGCCGCGTTTCTCGGGGGGTTGCTGGCCGATCATCCCGCGCGGCTGGGGCCGGCGGAGGCGGAGCGGCTGCAGGCACAGACGGAGTTGCTGGCGTTGCCGGTGGAGGATCCGGTGAGCGTGGCGCTGGCCGAGGTCTGCAATCGGGCGGCGCGGCGGGCGGCCGTCGTCGAGGTGGTGCTGGATGTGTTGGGCGCGCGCGCTGGCGCGGAGGAAGCGGAGCCGCGGCGCGGGGAGTTCCTGTACGCCGTCACCGCGGCCGGCGAGCCGCTGGTGCTGACGGTGGGGGCCGTGTCGCGCGACTTTGAGATCGCGCTGGTGGCGCCGGCCGCGGACGTGCTGGCGCGCTACTGGCGGGCGGGTGACGGGGAGCGGTCGTGGCGGGTACGCCTGCCCCAGATGCCGGCGGAGCCGGGCGTGATGCCGCTGCTGGATTTGGGACCGGAGTTCGGCTGCGCGTTGATTGAACCGACCGCGGCGAAGACGGCGGCGTTGCGCGCGACGGCGCGGCGGCGCATGGGGTTCGTGCTCGCGACGGGGACGGGGATGGCGGCGGCGTGGGCGCTGGTGATCTGGGTGATGCTGCGGGTGGTGGCGCGGCAACGGGAGCTGGCGCGCCTGCAAGGGCGTTTCGTGGCGGACGTCAGCCACGAGTTGAAGACGCCGCTCGCATTGATCCGGTTGTTGTCGGAGACGCTGGCGAGTCGGCGGGTGCGTGATCCGGAGCGGATCCACGCCTACCACGAGACGATCACGCGCGAGGCGGAGCGGTTGAGCGTGCTGCTGGACAACATCCTGGATCTGGGGCGGATCGAGTCGGGGCGGAAGCAATACGAGTTTCGCGCGTGCGATATCGCGGCGGTGGCGCGGCAGGCGTGGACGCTGTTCGAGCCTCAGTTTCAGAGCGAGGGGTTCGAGGCGCGGCTGGAGCTGGCGCCGGGCCTGCCGGTGGTGCGGGCGGACGCGCAGGCGCTGCAGCAGGTGCTGGTGAATCTGCTGCAGAATGCGTATCGCTACGCTGGCGAGCGCAAGTTCGTGCGCCTGGCGGTGTCACGCGAGGGATACGTGATCGTGATGGTCGTCGAGGATCACGGGATCGGCATGAGTCGCAACCAGCTCGACCGGTTGGGGGAGAGCTTCTTCCGGGCGGACGATACGCGCGTGCGGCAGACGCGCGGTGTCGGGCTGGGGCTGGCGATCGTGAACCACATCGTGACGGCGCACCGCGGGAAGATCGAAGTGCAGTCCCGGCCGGGGCAGGGGAGCACGTTCACGGTGTGGATTCCGTTTGAGCCGGCGGAGGAGCGGCCGCAATAG
- a CDS encoding tetratricopeptide repeat protein, with protein MHKLTLRIGIAVVTVVVSGLVACQTTEQQFNPGALPQSHTDATPRLNASTYVAHGHLLEQQGRLEQAAEQYRKALELTPDLPAARNRLGITLNKLGRHAEASAEFRAALARQPNTAHLYNNLGFSLYLENRYEEADQALAHAIELQPNFTRAHMNRGLVLAKLNRDADALAAFMLAGSEADAYFNLAVIQTEARRYADAARTLEQALVHNPDFTEARAQLHEVSRLAAAEEALRTAAATEAAPTQTASTEAIASVPASEASTTTETTIIAAEPPTTIASPDTTSATTGSLSDLPATPPPTPNAADQSPTAGGDNTIITARPPANDATGVVLAADVLTVPPTPASGLDADPTKRLLEEMEAVIASATTPTPAAPPGDTAKTDELTRLFEQLVATHDGDPAEYEALLCRVYELLGAPEDTH; from the coding sequence GTGCACAAGCTCACCCTGCGAATCGGCATTGCGGTGGTCACCGTCGTCGTCAGCGGCCTCGTCGCCTGTCAGACCACGGAGCAGCAGTTCAATCCCGGAGCGCTGCCCCAGTCGCACACCGACGCGACCCCCCGGCTGAACGCCTCCACCTACGTCGCGCACGGCCATCTGCTCGAACAACAGGGCCGCCTTGAGCAGGCCGCGGAACAGTACCGCAAGGCCCTGGAACTCACCCCGGACCTGCCCGCCGCCCGTAACCGGCTCGGCATCACGCTGAACAAGCTCGGCCGGCACGCCGAGGCCTCGGCCGAGTTCCGCGCTGCGCTTGCCCGACAGCCCAACACCGCGCACCTGTACAACAACCTCGGCTTCAGCCTGTACCTCGAGAACCGCTACGAAGAGGCCGACCAGGCCCTCGCCCACGCCATCGAGTTGCAGCCTAACTTCACCCGCGCCCACATGAATCGCGGCCTCGTCCTCGCCAAGCTCAATCGCGACGCCGACGCCCTTGCCGCCTTCATGCTGGCCGGCTCCGAGGCCGACGCCTACTTCAACCTCGCCGTCATTCAGACCGAAGCCCGCCGCTACGCCGACGCCGCCCGCACACTCGAACAGGCGCTCGTACACAATCCTGATTTCACCGAAGCGCGCGCGCAACTGCACGAGGTCTCGCGCCTGGCCGCCGCCGAGGAGGCCCTTCGTACCGCCGCCGCGACCGAAGCTGCGCCCACCCAGACCGCGTCCACCGAAGCCATCGCCAGCGTACCCGCGTCGGAAGCGTCCACGACCACCGAAACCACCATCATCGCGGCAGAGCCCCCCACGACCATCGCGTCGCCCGACACCACCAGCGCGACTACCGGCTCACTGAGCGACCTCCCCGCCACTCCGCCTCCGACCCCCAATGCCGCCGACCAGTCGCCCACGGCCGGCGGTGATAATACCATCATCACGGCGAGGCCGCCGGCAAACGACGCCACCGGGGTCGTTCTCGCGGCCGACGTGCTGACCGTCCCGCCCACCCCCGCATCCGGACTCGACGCGGACCCGACCAAGCGGCTTCTGGAGGAAATGGAGGCCGTGATCGCGTCCGCCACCACCCCGACCCCCGCGGCCCCGCCCGGCGATACCGCCAAGACGGACGAACTCACACGCCTGTTCGAGCAGCTTGTCGCCACGCACGATGGCGACCCGGCCGAGTACGAAGCGCTCCTGTGCCGCGTCTATGAACTGCTCGGCGCGCCCGAAGATACCCATTAG
- a CDS encoding type I restriction enzyme HsdR N-terminal domain-containing protein: MAKSNKAPASADALGDGMILDYISGAPKKETPKEVVRQRIARALFHEYAISVDDMEADFPIAIEGSRKRVEIAIFKPGGEHTQGNVCRVAVCRPEPKNGKKGATKMRDHEQAESDLAELKSFMAAAEQCQYGLWTNGLDFFFLQKKATRFDVKFQPLGDWPMGDETPGTREVASDIRMRRADPEMLRIAFRRCHNFIHGNEGMQKDKAFWQFLYLIFSKMHDEQRNGGDENTLPSLVVAVMTSLSTHRSVPVQTQASCRSLPAMIVTLPILGRLAHEYPLYSLRMLTGMNGSLNFPSAASRCALVSSTSVPSGKSGSKR, translated from the coding sequence ATGGCAAAAAGTAACAAGGCGCCAGCGAGCGCGGACGCACTCGGGGACGGGATGATCCTCGATTACATCTCAGGGGCGCCAAAGAAGGAAACCCCGAAAGAAGTCGTCCGCCAGCGAATCGCGCGAGCGCTGTTCCACGAGTACGCCATCTCCGTGGATGACATGGAGGCGGACTTCCCGATCGCGATCGAGGGCAGCCGCAAACGCGTGGAGATCGCCATTTTCAAGCCTGGCGGCGAACACACGCAGGGGAACGTGTGCCGCGTCGCGGTGTGTCGGCCCGAGCCCAAAAACGGCAAGAAGGGCGCCACCAAGATGCGCGACCACGAGCAGGCCGAGAGCGACTTGGCTGAGCTCAAGAGCTTCATGGCCGCCGCGGAGCAGTGCCAATACGGCCTCTGGACCAACGGCCTAGATTTCTTCTTCCTGCAGAAGAAGGCCACCCGGTTCGACGTCAAGTTCCAGCCACTTGGCGACTGGCCCATGGGCGACGAGACGCCCGGCACGCGCGAGGTGGCGTCGGACATCCGGATGCGCCGAGCGGATCCCGAGATGCTCCGGATCGCCTTCCGCCGGTGCCATAACTTCATCCACGGCAATGAAGGAATGCAGAAGGACAAAGCCTTCTGGCAGTTCCTGTACCTGATCTTCTCGAAGATGCACGATGAGCAGCGGAACGGTGGCGACGAGAACACTCTGCCGTCGCTCGTCGTTGCTGTGATGACGAGCCTCTCGACGCACCGCAGCGTGCCCGTCCAGACGCAGGCCTCGTGCAGATCCTTGCCGGCCATGATCGTGACCTTGCCGATCCTCGGCAGGCTGGCCCATGAGTATCCGTTGTATTCGCTGCGGATGCTGACCGGGATGAACGGCTCACTGAACTTCCCGAGCGCGGCCAGCAGGTGCGCGTTGGTTTCGTCCACGTCTGTTCCCTCCGGCAAGTCCGGGTCGAAGCGATAG